In one window of Leptospira sp. WS92.C1 DNA:
- a CDS encoding DNA-directed RNA polymerase subunit alpha, translating to MSLKSLLKGFKRPKKIEFNTEANTPNYGKFVAEPFERGFATTIGNSLRRTLMSSIEGAAISAIRIEGVNHEFSFIEGVAEDVTRIILNLKQVRIKYEPEEKDQSKIIHLELKGAGYFRAGDLAVDSSIEIMNPDLHIATLNEDANLIMDLEIQRGRGYVPAEEKKKDIEVLGTIPVDSIFSPVQKVIFEVSETRVAQRSDYEKLTLEVWTDGSVSPDDAVAQAAKILKEHLTVFINFEEELEEEDDELDEADEKLKASLSKHVEELELSVRSLNVLRSLEIDFIGDLVKRSEEEMSKSKHYSDQCLQELKAKLSTLGLSFGMRDF from the coding sequence TTGTCTCTCAAAAGCTTACTCAAAGGATTTAAACGTCCTAAGAAGATAGAATTCAACACGGAAGCGAACACCCCCAATTATGGGAAGTTCGTTGCAGAGCCATTTGAAAGGGGTTTTGCCACAACTATCGGTAACTCTCTCAGAAGGACTTTGATGTCCTCCATCGAGGGGGCTGCGATTTCTGCGATTCGTATCGAAGGGGTGAATCACGAATTCTCCTTTATCGAGGGAGTTGCGGAAGACGTAACCAGAATTATTCTCAACCTGAAACAGGTTCGTATTAAATACGAGCCTGAGGAAAAGGATCAGAGCAAGATCATTCATCTTGAATTGAAAGGTGCTGGTTATTTCAGAGCAGGGGATTTAGCAGTAGATTCTTCCATTGAAATTATGAATCCGGATCTTCATATCGCGACTCTCAATGAAGACGCAAATCTGATTATGGATTTGGAAATTCAAAGAGGAAGAGGGTATGTTCCCGCTGAAGAAAAGAAAAAAGATATCGAAGTATTGGGAACGATCCCTGTCGATTCTATCTTTTCTCCGGTTCAAAAAGTAATCTTTGAAGTTTCCGAGACACGAGTTGCTCAGAGATCGGATTACGAAAAACTGACTCTGGAGGTTTGGACCGACGGTTCCGTATCTCCGGATGATGCCGTGGCTCAGGCTGCAAAAATCTTAAAAGAGCATCTTACAGTATTTATCAATTTCGAAGAAGAGCTGGAAGAAGAAGACGACGAACTGGACGAAGCGGACGAAAAACTCAAAGCGTCGTTGTCTAAACATGTGGAAGAATTGGAACTGTCAGTTCGTTCTCTCAATGTTTTAAGAAGTCTGGAAATCGATTTTATCGGAGACCTCGTTAAGAGATCCGAAGAAGAAATGTCGAAATCCAAGCACTATAGCGACCAGTGTCTGCAAGAATTGAAAGCGAAACTTTCCACTCTTGGTCTTTCCTTCGGAATGAGGGATTTCTAA
- the rplQ gene encoding 50S ribosomal protein L17, with protein MNKRNKVKHLNRNKGHRDALINNMITSLFKYERIESTQAKLKVIRSHAEKLITRAKKNLAVDLKPEIQLHNKREVMKRIKDREVVVKLFEDIAKRFETTNGGYTRVLKLVNRTSDNSEVGILELTSRKERSALLKEREEKRETQAKVRAEKREARKSGATPAPAKKEAAPKKEKEPKKKK; from the coding sequence ATGAACAAAAGAAATAAAGTAAAACATCTAAACCGTAACAAAGGTCACAGAGACGCTTTGATCAATAACATGATCACAAGTCTTTTTAAATACGAGAGAATCGAATCGACTCAAGCAAAATTAAAAGTGATTCGCTCTCATGCCGAGAAGTTGATTACAAGAGCTAAGAAGAATCTTGCGGTGGATCTGAAACCGGAGATTCAACTTCACAACAAACGGGAAGTGATGAAACGGATCAAAGACCGTGAAGTGGTGGTAAAACTTTTCGAAGATATCGCGAAACGTTTTGAGACTACGAACGGCGGTTATACTCGCGTTCTGAAACTTGTGAACAGAACTTCCGATAATTCCGAAGTTGGAATTTTAGAACTCACTTCCAGAAAAGAAAGATCTGCTCTTTTGAAAGAAAGAGAAGAAAAACGCGAAACGCAAGCAAAAGTTAGGGCAGAAAAAAGAGAAGCCAGAAAATCCGGCGCAACTCCTGCTCCTGCAAAAAAAGAAGCGGCTCCTAAAAAAGAAAAAGAGCCGAAAAAGAAAAAGTAA
- a CDS encoding leucine-rich repeat domain-containing protein has product MSSCIRNEEKEYQNLEEALENPVSVYHLRLADKQLTSLPEEFRNLQNLQSLDLSINLFTSFPKEIGELQNLRDLDLSNTKLTSLPKEIGDLQNLRDLDLSNTKLTSLPKEIGDLQNLRDLDLSYTKLTSLPKEIGDLQNLRALFLSSNQLTALPKEIGNLRNLVHLDLSHNELASLPNEIGDLHNLRALFLSSNQLTSLPEEIEKLQNLRDLSLSSNQFTSFPKEIEKLQNLQALYLSFNQFTSFPKEIGDLQNLQALDLSSNQLTSLPKEIGELQNLRDLDLSNTKLTSLPKEIGDLQNLRALFLSSNQLTALPKEIGNLRNLVHLDLSYNELASLPEEIGNLQNLKSLYLNDSLSSQEREKIKKLFPNCNIQFLHDYE; this is encoded by the coding sequence TTGTCTAGTTGTATCAGAAACGAAGAGAAGGAATATCAGAATTTAGAAGAGGCTTTAGAAAATCCGGTAAGTGTTTATCATTTGCGTTTAGCTGACAAACAACTGACATCTCTTCCTGAAGAGTTTAGGAATCTACAAAACCTCCAGAGCCTGGATTTGTCTATCAATCTATTTACTTCCTTTCCAAAGGAAATTGGAGAACTACAAAATCTTCGGGATTTAGATCTATCCAATACTAAACTTACTTCACTTCCTAAAGAAATTGGAGATCTACAAAATCTTCGGGATTTAGATCTATCCAATACTAAACTTACTTCACTTCCTAAAGAAATTGGAGATCTACAAAATCTTCGGGATTTAGATCTATCCTATACTAAACTTACTTCACTTCCTAAAGAAATTGGAGATCTACAGAATCTTCGGGCTTTATTCCTATCTTCTAATCAACTTACTGCCCTTCCTAAGGAAATTGGAAATTTGCGAAACCTCGTGCACTTAGACCTGTCCCACAACGAACTCGCATCGCTTCCGAACGAAATTGGAGATCTACATAATCTTCGGGCTTTATTCCTATCTTCTAATCAACTTACTTCGCTTCCTGAGGAAATCGAAAAACTACAGAATCTTCGGGATTTATCCCTATCTTCTAATCAATTCACTTCTTTTCCTAAGGAAATCGAAAAACTACAGAATCTTCAGGCTTTATACCTATCTTTTAATCAATTCACTTCTTTTCCTAAGGAAATTGGAGATCTACAAAATCTTCAGGCTTTAGATCTATCTTCTAATCAACTTACTTCACTTCCTAAGGAAATTGGAGAACTACAAAATCTTCGGGATTTAGATCTATCCAATACTAAACTTACTTCACTTCCTAAGGAAATTGGAGATCTACAGAATCTTCGGGCTTTATTCCTATCTTCTAATCAACTTACTGCCCTTCCTAAGGAAATTGGAAATTTGCGAAACCTCGTGCACTTAGACCTGTCCTACAACGAACTCGCATCGCTTCCTGAAGAAATTGGGAATCTACAAAATCTCAAGTCTTTATATTTAAACGATTCTCTTTCATCTCAAGAGAGGGAAAAGATCAAAAAACTGTTTCCAAATTGTAACATACAATTTTTGCATGATTATGAGTAA
- a CDS encoding 1-acyl-sn-glycerol-3-phosphate acyltransferase — protein sequence MAEKESSVGKWQKEFFENIHLFKRSGMTEEEAKKTLQKFLYLSSVTPMPPVMDVFKEPGLLETVGVYTSPEQRSREFMMEFLSPIMKQFTVEGVDNLKALKPLIGKYPITLISNHLSHLDAPAIFHQLYNCSPEGKAIAEQLVFIAGRLAYEPDFTRLGLYMFGTLLVCSKRDMADNPSLSDVMTKINMRAFRHSQKLQAEGKIISIFPEGTRSRDGRLMPFVETVYHYVANKVIIPISLEKTDKILPTTSLLFNQVNGKLVIGKPVLVGELNRKQMESFPKDVEQLQFPEHGDKKQFLIDNLALLVGSNLNKHQHGTYRNLYKGDVAGKNILIKVPKEPEEKIVVIGASSMSIAVATLLANKDVLVYLYHPDKAYTEQCNTERRELKYYPLYKLPPNLIFTSDPEDLKTATLFIQGTNPWELINVYPDIQPFLNKNKAPFFNVVKGFTSTGLILDEVQTAFGLEDDRLGVIAGACYPDQIMERKISGFEIAASNASLIPRIEKLFTTGYIFPRAAKIPTDIKGVQLGGALKTIYALAMGIVEGHFTQTLGGNVDNSLFHLSNRFFAEMTEIGTKMGGQPETFQGLSGLTDFMLSCFGTDAKDRKTGYDIAYGSPSERMSNGFYGLKVMPNLMKITAETTPVLAAAYEIVINKKNMSSIIEMLENKLARV from the coding sequence ATGGCTGAGAAAGAATCCAGCGTAGGAAAATGGCAGAAAGAATTTTTTGAGAACATCCACCTGTTTAAACGCTCTGGGATGACCGAAGAAGAAGCCAAGAAGACGCTCCAGAAATTTTTATATTTATCCTCCGTAACTCCGATGCCTCCGGTAATGGACGTATTTAAGGAACCGGGTCTTCTCGAAACCGTGGGGGTTTATACTTCTCCGGAACAAAGATCACGGGAATTCATGATGGAATTTCTCTCCCCGATCATGAAACAATTTACGGTCGAGGGTGTGGACAATTTAAAAGCGCTCAAACCTCTCATCGGTAAATATCCGATTACGCTGATTTCCAATCACCTTTCTCACTTGGACGCGCCTGCGATCTTTCATCAGTTATACAACTGTTCTCCGGAAGGAAAAGCAATCGCTGAGCAACTCGTTTTTATCGCGGGGAGACTGGCTTACGAGCCGGACTTTACACGTCTCGGTCTTTATATGTTTGGAACCCTTCTGGTTTGTTCCAAAAGAGATATGGCGGACAACCCGAGTTTATCGGACGTAATGACAAAAATCAACATGAGAGCCTTTCGCCATTCTCAGAAACTCCAAGCCGAAGGAAAAATTATTTCCATCTTTCCGGAAGGAACCCGTTCCAGAGACGGGCGATTGATGCCTTTTGTAGAAACGGTTTATCATTATGTGGCGAACAAAGTAATCATTCCGATATCCCTAGAAAAAACGGACAAAATTCTTCCAACCACGAGCCTTTTGTTCAACCAGGTAAACGGAAAACTCGTGATCGGCAAACCGGTGTTAGTGGGAGAATTGAATCGCAAGCAGATGGAATCATTTCCAAAAGACGTGGAACAACTTCAGTTCCCCGAACACGGAGATAAAAAACAATTCCTGATCGATAACCTCGCACTTCTTGTCGGATCCAATCTGAACAAACATCAACACGGAACGTATAGAAACTTATATAAGGGAGACGTCGCAGGTAAGAATATTCTGATTAAGGTTCCAAAAGAACCCGAAGAGAAAATCGTGGTAATCGGTGCGAGCAGCATGTCGATCGCCGTCGCCACGCTTCTTGCAAACAAGGACGTTTTGGTTTATCTCTATCATCCGGACAAAGCCTACACCGAACAATGCAATACAGAAAGAAGAGAACTAAAATACTACCCTCTTTATAAACTTCCTCCGAATCTTATTTTCACATCGGATCCGGAAGATTTAAAAACGGCAACCTTGTTCATTCAAGGAACCAACCCTTGGGAACTGATCAACGTATACCCGGACATCCAACCGTTTCTGAATAAAAATAAAGCTCCTTTTTTCAACGTAGTCAAAGGATTTACGAGCACAGGTTTGATTCTTGACGAAGTGCAAACCGCTTTCGGTTTGGAAGACGACCGTCTCGGAGTCATCGCCGGGGCTTGTTATCCGGATCAAATCATGGAACGCAAAATCTCCGGATTCGAAATAGCTGCGTCTAACGCGTCTTTGATTCCGAGGATTGAAAAATTATTTACCACGGGTTATATCTTTCCGCGTGCCGCGAAGATTCCCACCGATATCAAAGGAGTTCAATTGGGGGGAGCACTCAAAACGATCTACGCTCTTGCGATGGGAATCGTAGAAGGCCATTTCACACAAACTCTCGGCGGCAACGTAGACAACTCGCTCTTTCATCTTTCGAATCGTTTCTTTGCCGAAATGACGGAGATCGGAACAAAAATGGGAGGACAACCCGAAACATTCCAAGGTCTTTCCGGACTTACGGACTTTATGCTCTCCTGTTTTGGAACGGATGCAAAGGACAGAAAAACCGGATACGATATCGCTTACGGTTCTCCATCAGAAAGAATGTCGAACGGATTTTATGGTTTGAAGGTGATGCCGAATTTGATGAAGATTACCGCGGAGACCACTCCGGTGCTTGCGGCAGCCTACGAGATCGTAATCAACAAAAAGAATATGAGTTCCATCATCGAAATGCTGGAAAACAAATTAGCAAGAGTTTAA
- a CDS encoding ATP phosphoribosyltransferase regulatory subunit: MNQNLSEPSQKKWIPDGFHFLGPEDSKDRRILLEIVSGVLKKKGYSEVFLPAFDYSSTFLQTVSAPDFSSLFRIRDVSGNEISPSIDLTVQAVKGMAGFSHQKENQNIFYIGRIFRETVKGSVSRKEVLQIGAESIGISGKENTLRILEELDEIVSLLPLESDLTLVLGNVNLFHSIVREFELNSGEIEILSSLLYQKNVNEIARIFGEKKSNLSLIRLLSALVLNFNLDSLKNSLNLESLSGELKKRLDLVLEETSWILKSWETKKRKIDLCIDFSLLRDLNYYTGFVFQGYLQGSPDPVLTGGAYDHLYEMFSGIQKDASGYALVVNTLESSLTTPLPDFKL; this comes from the coding sequence ATGAATCAGAATCTCTCAGAACCCAGCCAGAAAAAATGGATCCCGGATGGATTTCACTTTCTCGGTCCAGAAGACAGCAAAGACAGAAGAATCTTGTTGGAAATCGTTTCCGGCGTTCTCAAAAAAAAAGGATATTCTGAAGTTTTTTTACCCGCGTTTGATTATAGCTCCACTTTTCTGCAAACCGTATCCGCTCCCGATTTTTCGTCTTTATTCCGGATTCGTGATGTGTCCGGAAACGAAATTTCTCCCAGCATCGATCTGACCGTCCAAGCCGTGAAAGGTATGGCCGGGTTTTCTCATCAAAAAGAGAATCAGAATATCTTTTATATAGGGAGAATTTTTAGGGAAACCGTAAAAGGTAGCGTTTCCCGTAAAGAAGTTTTACAGATCGGAGCTGAGTCGATCGGAATTTCCGGTAAAGAGAATACTTTGAGAATTTTGGAAGAATTAGACGAGATTGTCTCGCTTCTTCCCTTGGAAAGCGATCTAACGTTAGTTCTTGGAAATGTGAATTTATTTCATTCGATCGTGAGGGAATTCGAACTGAATTCCGGTGAAATCGAAATTCTATCCTCTTTACTCTATCAAAAAAATGTAAACGAGATCGCGAGAATTTTTGGAGAGAAAAAAAGCAATTTATCTCTGATCCGTTTATTAAGCGCTTTGGTTTTGAATTTTAATTTGGATTCTTTGAAAAATTCCCTAAACTTGGAATCTCTTTCCGGAGAACTTAAGAAACGATTGGATCTCGTTCTCGAAGAAACTTCCTGGATTTTAAAATCTTGGGAAACCAAAAAAAGAAAGATCGATCTTTGTATCGATTTCTCCCTTTTGAGAGATTTGAATTATTATACAGGCTTTGTATTTCAAGGATATCTTCAGGGTTCTCCGGACCCGGTTTTGACCGGCGGGGCTTACGATCATCTCTACGAAATGTTTTCGGGAATTCAAAAGGATGCGAGCGGTTATGCGCTTGTGGTAAACACTCTGGAATCTTCTCTCACCACTCCGCTTCCCGATTTTAAATTATGA
- a CDS encoding adenylosuccinate synthase, producing MPASLVVGTQWGDEGKAKVIDFLSKDTDIIVRYQGGANAGHTVVVHGKKYVFHLVPSGVIYDQTICVIGNGVVLDPLFFIEECDRLQKEGFPVYDKLLLSDACHLLFPYHSQIDSARETTLSQEHKIGTTKKGIGVCYADKMMRTGLRVGDLLDDSYLSRLKHLVEEKNRELDKLYGMAPVSFYDINEGLKFFLSKVKKNIINTAYYLDNELKKGKRVLLEGAQGTGLDVDFGTYPYVTSSNPTTGGALIGTGIPFQHLKHVIGITKAYTTRVGEGPFPTELLGEPGETLRQKGGEFGATTGRPRRCGWFDAEMLKHSVRINGITSIALTKIDILSDYDRIPVAVGYKLNGKTLDCFPSQGLEKVEVVYEEFPGWKTDISGISEFQKLPEKCKDYISTLEKFIGVKINLVSTGPDRKDTIHGDSF from the coding sequence ATGCCCGCATCTTTAGTAGTAGGCACCCAATGGGGTGATGAAGGAAAAGCGAAAGTGATCGACTTTCTTTCAAAGGATACAGACATCATCGTTCGATATCAGGGCGGAGCGAACGCAGGCCATACAGTCGTAGTTCACGGAAAAAAATACGTATTCCATCTTGTTCCTTCGGGTGTGATTTACGATCAGACGATTTGTGTGATCGGAAACGGAGTCGTTTTAGATCCTCTTTTTTTTATAGAAGAATGTGACCGTCTTCAAAAGGAAGGGTTTCCAGTTTACGACAAGCTTTTGTTAAGCGACGCTTGTCATCTTTTGTTTCCGTATCATTCTCAGATCGATTCCGCGAGAGAAACCACTCTTAGTCAGGAACATAAGATTGGGACCACAAAAAAGGGAATCGGAGTTTGTTACGCTGATAAGATGATGCGGACCGGACTGCGAGTGGGGGATCTGCTGGATGATTCCTATCTTTCCCGTTTAAAACACTTAGTCGAAGAAAAAAATCGCGAACTTGACAAACTGTATGGGATGGCGCCGGTTTCCTTTTACGATATCAACGAAGGTTTGAAATTCTTTCTTTCCAAGGTTAAGAAGAATATTATAAATACTGCATATTATTTGGACAACGAATTGAAAAAAGGCAAACGCGTCCTATTGGAAGGCGCCCAAGGGACCGGCTTGGATGTTGACTTTGGAACATATCCCTATGTTACCAGTTCCAATCCTACTACGGGTGGAGCTTTGATCGGAACGGGAATTCCATTCCAACATCTCAAACATGTGATCGGTATTACAAAAGCATACACTACGAGGGTGGGGGAAGGTCCGTTTCCAACCGAACTTTTGGGCGAACCTGGAGAAACGCTTCGTCAGAAAGGCGGAGAATTCGGCGCAACAACGGGGCGCCCGAGACGTTGTGGATGGTTTGACGCAGAAATGTTAAAACATTCGGTTCGTATTAACGGAATTACGTCCATTGCTCTGACGAAGATCGATATTCTTTCCGATTATGATAGGATTCCGGTTGCAGTGGGTTATAAACTCAACGGCAAAACCTTGGATTGTTTTCCATCGCAGGGATTGGAAAAAGTAGAAGTCGTCTATGAAGAATTTCCCGGATGGAAAACGGATATTTCCGGAATCAGTGAATTTCAAAAACTCCCCGAGAAATGTAAGGATTATATTTCCACCCTGGAAAAGTTCATCGGAGTGAAAATCAATCTGGTCTCAACCGGACCCGATCGAAAAGATACGATTCATGGAGATTCTTTTTAA
- a CDS encoding TIGR02757 family protein, translated as MNLHSHNSKLRKALEKIFLKYETFEYLTTDPIEFPRSYPDRLDQEISAFIAALFSYGNVTAIKNHLKHLFSLCGNSPHSFLLKNNLNTIRKELRPYRFQKSADIFLFLQTLQVMIQNIDNHSLESLFALPSPNEFLLSPKDQSSLFQGGPLRRRILSFQLRFRSRSYKINPKQTESYGYKFLVGQGPSTSSLKRYAMYLRWMVRKEFPDLGIYTSIPMWELLFPLDIHIQRIASVLEISSRQTADWRKAEEITDFFAKLYPTDPVRADFALSRLGILRKCKTKYKAELCEVCEIRSICRIYDQFHKNLQTRESKKGR; from the coding sequence TTGAATCTACATTCTCACAATTCAAAACTCCGTAAAGCACTCGAAAAAATATTTCTAAAATACGAAACCTTCGAATATCTAACAACAGATCCGATAGAGTTCCCACGCTCATACCCCGATCGACTTGATCAAGAAATATCAGCATTCATTGCAGCACTCTTTTCTTATGGAAACGTAACTGCAATTAAGAATCACCTCAAACACCTATTTTCACTTTGTGGGAACTCCCCGCATTCTTTCCTTCTAAAAAACAATCTAAATACAATCCGCAAGGAACTACGACCTTATAGATTTCAAAAATCAGCCGATATTTTTCTTTTCTTGCAAACTTTACAAGTCATGATACAAAATATTGACAACCATTCCCTCGAATCATTATTTGCACTTCCTTCTCCGAATGAGTTCCTACTTTCCCCAAAAGACCAAAGCTCGCTCTTTCAAGGCGGGCCCTTGCGACGACGAATCCTCTCATTTCAACTGCGCTTCCGGAGTAGATCCTACAAAATCAACCCGAAACAAACTGAAAGTTATGGATACAAATTTCTTGTAGGACAAGGACCAAGCACCTCTTCACTCAAGCGATATGCGATGTATTTGCGTTGGATGGTTCGCAAAGAATTTCCCGACCTGGGAATCTACACCTCGATCCCGATGTGGGAACTCCTCTTTCCTCTAGACATACACATTCAAAGAATTGCAAGCGTCCTGGAAATAAGCTCTCGCCAAACCGCTGACTGGAGGAAGGCTGAAGAAATCACCGATTTCTTCGCTAAACTTTATCCGACAGATCCTGTGCGAGCTGATTTTGCATTGAGTCGATTGGGGATATTAAGAAAGTGTAAAACGAAATACAAAGCGGAACTTTGTGAAGTCTGTGAAATACGCTCGATTTGTAGAATTTACGATCAATTCCACAAAAATCTACAAACAAGAGAGTCGAAAAAAGGACGGTGA
- a CDS encoding hydroxymethylglutaryl-CoA lyase, protein MGIKITEVGPRDGLQNEKQIVSTQTKAEYIRLLVKAGLKNIETTSFVKKESIPQLSDASELSSLLDFKDTIHYSALTPNLKGYEAAKKAGYKEVAVFTAASESFTKKNINRTISESIEGFKEIFSQSKQDGIQVRGYISTIIDCPYEGKIDSKKVLEISKILLDLGAYEISLGETIGTGVPTEVEKLLEILLKEIPPEKLAGHFHDTYGMAIANVEKAFIMGLRSFDSSSGGLGGCPYAKGAAGNLATEDLVYFLEKSGVPTGIEPNLLWEASAYMEKSISRELQSRTYLATKKKRES, encoded by the coding sequence ATGGGAATCAAAATAACTGAAGTTGGACCGAGAGACGGCCTCCAAAATGAAAAACAAATTGTCTCAACACAAACTAAAGCAGAATACATTCGCCTTCTTGTAAAAGCTGGCTTAAAAAATATAGAAACAACTTCCTTTGTAAAAAAGGAATCAATTCCTCAATTATCGGATGCAAGCGAACTTTCTTCACTCTTAGATTTCAAAGATACAATTCACTATTCTGCACTCACACCGAATCTAAAAGGCTACGAAGCTGCAAAAAAGGCTGGCTATAAAGAAGTAGCCGTATTTACGGCGGCCTCCGAATCGTTTACAAAAAAAAATATCAATCGAACTATTTCCGAATCGATCGAAGGATTTAAAGAAATTTTCTCTCAATCTAAGCAGGATGGAATTCAAGTCAGAGGTTATATATCAACCATAATTGATTGTCCCTACGAGGGAAAAATCGATTCCAAAAAGGTATTGGAGATTTCAAAGATTCTTTTAGATTTGGGTGCGTATGAGATATCGTTAGGTGAAACAATTGGCACAGGAGTTCCCACAGAAGTTGAAAAATTATTAGAGATTTTACTGAAAGAAATTCCGCCAGAAAAATTAGCGGGCCATTTTCACGACACTTACGGGATGGCAATCGCAAATGTTGAGAAAGCATTTATAATGGGACTTCGCTCCTTTGATTCATCTTCAGGGGGATTGGGTGGTTGCCCTTATGCAAAAGGTGCTGCTGGAAATTTAGCCACAGAAGATCTCGTTTATTTCTTAGAGAAGTCTGGAGTTCCCACAGGAATTGAACCAAATCTTCTTTGGGAAGCATCGGCCTATATGGAAAAATCGATTTCTCGTGAATTGCAATCAAGAACCTATCTTGCCACAAAAAAGAAAAGAGAATCTTGA
- a CDS encoding DUF1564 domain-containing protein, translating into MGILILNTDRQIQSSFEDNKSEVVSLLIPEDTIAFMTKEERRKFIKNIPLLIKKYEKYLVSSKRIHKKAGKILYNRDQNRLKKLNLRMKNSDWNLLSVLASTHGVSRCFLVNYILWLDKLGMANTSFDQIYQGIPTQKSAYQFNWSINFEANQLIRKLQIEPNVLYFSRESKKPKPMNRI; encoded by the coding sequence ATGGGAATTCTTATTTTAAACACCGATAGGCAAATTCAATCCTCTTTTGAAGACAATAAATCAGAGGTAGTTTCTCTACTGATACCAGAAGATACAATCGCGTTCATGACCAAAGAAGAGCGAAGGAAATTTATCAAAAATATTCCTCTACTTATAAAAAAATATGAAAAATATCTCGTTTCCTCAAAACGAATTCATAAAAAAGCAGGGAAAATTTTATACAACCGTGATCAAAACAGGTTAAAAAAATTAAATCTTAGAATGAAGAACTCAGATTGGAATCTTTTGAGTGTTCTTGCATCAACTCATGGTGTTTCAAGATGCTTCCTTGTAAATTACATTCTTTGGCTTGATAAACTGGGAATGGCTAATACTTCTTTTGATCAAATTTACCAAGGAATTCCTACTCAAAAAAGCGCATATCAGTTCAATTGGAGCATTAACTTTGAAGCGAATCAGTTAATCAGAAAATTACAGATTGAGCCTAACGTATTATACTTTTCTCGCGAATCTAAAAAGCCAAAACCCATGAATCGGATATAA
- a CDS encoding ABC transporter ATP-binding protein, translating into MPDSENALEIRRLSLQFRDQMILDSISFEVSPGSTLGILGRSGSGKTSLFRILLGVPTLRDFQQDGDIYFFAKNRKEIPIHQLQPVFQDPVNSFNPSWSLEKALKEPLRILGGEIATRGESAFYEFLHSFQLSGKDLNRNVLSFSGGELQRAALVRALLAEPKILFLDEALGALDPILLNEILLSLKIISRQRKITTLLITHSLRTARKFCDQIGILEKGRLLDFGKTEEVFRNYKNDFTGELIRATDLSSLRV; encoded by the coding sequence ATGCCCGATTCCGAAAATGCTCTAGAGATTCGAAGACTCAGTTTACAATTTCGAGATCAAATGATTCTCGATTCTATTTCATTTGAAGTTTCACCTGGGTCCACTCTTGGTATTCTTGGACGTTCTGGTTCGGGCAAAACTTCTCTCTTTCGAATTCTTTTAGGTGTTCCCACATTAAGAGACTTTCAGCAAGATGGTGATATTTATTTTTTTGCAAAGAACCGCAAAGAAATTCCGATTCATCAACTCCAGCCTGTTTTTCAAGATCCTGTTAATAGTTTTAACCCATCCTGGTCTCTGGAAAAGGCGCTTAAGGAGCCACTTCGAATTCTCGGCGGAGAAATTGCAACGAGAGGAGAAAGTGCATTTTATGAGTTCCTACATTCTTTCCAACTTTCCGGTAAGGATTTGAACCGAAATGTCCTCTCTTTCTCCGGAGGGGAGCTCCAGAGAGCTGCGCTTGTGCGAGCGCTTCTCGCAGAGCCAAAAATTCTTTTCTTAGATGAGGCTTTGGGGGCACTTGATCCGATCCTTTTGAATGAGATCCTACTTTCTCTCAAAATAATTTCTCGACAAAGAAAGATTACAACTCTTCTCATTACCCACAGTTTGAGAACCGCGAGAAAATTTTGTGATCAAATTGGAATCTTAGAAAAAGGGAGATTGTTAGATTTTGGAAAAACGGAAGAAGTGTTTCGAAATTATAAAAACGATTTTACGGGGGAACTCATTCGTGCAACCGATCTGAGCTCCCTCCGTGTTTGA